A region of Betaproteobacteria bacterium DNA encodes the following proteins:
- the ssb gene encoding single-stranded DNA-binding protein: MASVNKVILVGNVGRDPETRYMPSGDAMVNLSLATTDQW, translated from the coding sequence ATGGCATCGGTGAACAAGGTGATCCTCGTCGGCAATGTCGGGCGCGACCCGGAGACGCGTTACATGCCCAGTGGCGATGCCATGGTCAATCTGAGTCTCGCGACCACCGATCAGTGGAA
- a CDS encoding MFS transporter — protein MNRLEWRASMSLASLSGLRLLGLFIILPVFAVDAQHLPGGSDLTLVGLAIGAYGLTQAVFQIPFGWLSDRIGRKRVIYGGLLLLAAGSFIAAIAPNIWFIILGRVIQGAGAISAAVVALAADLTREEHRTKSMAVIGMTIGAMFALSMVLGPVLDRWTGLPGIFTVTGVLALGGILIAKFVVPDPAPGQLSHDRDVEPARLREVLLDGDLARLNYGIFAVHAALMALWVVIPPALLATGLPAAQMWEIYLPVVVLGFVLMVPAIVVGERGGRAKIVFLAGITVLLASQLLLALGIECLWSIAFALLVFFTGFNLLEAMLPSLVSKAAPASAKGTALGVFSSVQFLGTFIGASVGGFISQHYGVAAVFAFGGLLTLSWLAVASGMKHPTQVRTRTFSVPRMDESRAAGLARRLSDLPGVREALVKAGEGVAYLKVDARSFDEACVQRVLSAAEN, from the coding sequence ATGAATCGTCTCGAGTGGCGCGCCAGCATGAGTCTGGCTTCGCTTTCCGGCCTGCGCCTGCTCGGTCTTTTCATCATCCTGCCGGTGTTCGCGGTCGACGCGCAGCACCTGCCTGGGGGATCGGACCTCACCCTGGTGGGACTCGCGATCGGCGCCTACGGCCTGACGCAGGCCGTGTTCCAGATCCCCTTCGGCTGGCTGTCGGACCGCATCGGGCGCAAGCGCGTGATCTACGGCGGATTGCTGCTGCTTGCCGCCGGCAGCTTCATCGCTGCGATCGCCCCCAACATCTGGTTCATCATCCTCGGGCGCGTGATCCAGGGCGCGGGCGCCATCTCGGCCGCCGTCGTGGCGCTCGCCGCGGACTTGACGCGCGAGGAGCACCGCACCAAGTCGATGGCGGTCATCGGCATGACCATCGGTGCCATGTTCGCGCTCTCGATGGTGCTCGGCCCGGTGCTCGATCGCTGGACCGGACTGCCCGGCATCTTCACTGTTACCGGCGTGCTGGCGTTGGGCGGCATTTTGATCGCAAAGTTCGTGGTGCCCGACCCGGCACCCGGGCAGCTCTCGCACGACCGCGACGTCGAGCCGGCACGGCTGCGAGAGGTGCTGCTGGACGGCGATCTGGCGCGGCTCAACTATGGCATCTTCGCCGTGCACGCAGCCCTCATGGCGCTGTGGGTGGTGATCCCGCCGGCGCTGCTCGCCACCGGCCTGCCGGCGGCACAGATGTGGGAAATCTATCTCCCGGTCGTCGTTCTCGGCTTCGTGCTGATGGTGCCCGCCATCGTGGTCGGCGAGCGCGGCGGCCGCGCGAAGATCGTGTTCCTCGCCGGGATCACGGTACTTCTCGCGTCGCAGCTGCTGCTCGCGCTGGGTATCGAGTGCCTCTGGAGCATCGCATTCGCCCTGCTCGTGTTCTTCACCGGTTTCAATCTGCTCGAAGCGATGCTGCCGTCGCTGGTGTCGAAGGCCGCTCCCGCCAGCGCCAAGGGCACGGCGCTCGGCGTATTCTCCAGCGTGCAGTTCCTCGGCACCTTCATCGGCGCCTCCGTGGGCGGCTTCATCTCGCAGCACTACGGTGTCGCCGCGGTGTTCGCGTTCGGCGGCCTGCTCACGCTTTCCTGGCTCGCTGTGGCGAGCGGGATGAAGCACCCGACGCAGGTGCGCACCCGCACCTTCAGCGTGCCGCGGATGGACGAATCGCGCGCGGCGGGTCTCGCCCGCCGCCTTTCGGACCTGCCGGGAGTGCGTGAAGCGCTCGTGAAAGCCGGCGAGGGTGTGGCTTATCTCAAGGTGGATGCGCGCAGCTTCGACGAAGCGTGCGTGCAGCGTGTGCTCTCAGCAGCGGAGAATTGA